Proteins from a single region of Anomalospiza imberbis isolate Cuckoo-Finch-1a 21T00152 unplaced genomic scaffold, ASM3175350v1 scaffold_63, whole genome shotgun sequence:
- the LOC137467440 gene encoding maestro heat-like repeat-containing protein family member 9 has protein sequence MVRYIHQWLMANQFAEHRLNRALLDLTKEQPADVVMTLLRVAPSCDRAALTMWKSIMCSPRTAEPAQLILLDVLGSWPEHSTCTSDGDKTGVFVLAATVVMWKILQMPCVPHVVTVYFPRLFVHLLFQVFFSTLDVPAEVDTFWKGCQQQYGLATNPNRFAVRTLKSLLCQMQHEDVVVAIERKCGWDTLLCADTHHYAVGLLVSYRV, from the exons atggtgaggtacatccaccagtggctcatggccaatcagtttgctgagcacaggctgaacagggccctgctggatctcaccaaagagcagcctgctgacgtagtaatgacgctcctgcgtgtggccccatcctgtgacag agctgctttgaccatgtggaagagcatcatgtgctcgcccaggactgcggagccggcgcagctgatactcctcgatgtgctggggagctggccagagcacagcacatgcacctccgatggggacaaaacgggtgtctttgtcctggct gcaactgtggtgatgtggaagatcctccagatgccctgtgtcccacatgtagtgaccgtgtatttcccccgcctctttgtgcatctgctcttccaagtgttcttcagcacgttggatgtgccagcggaggtcgataccttctggaagggatgccagcagcaatacggccttgccaccaaccccaacag gtttgcagtgcggaccctgaagtccctgctctgccaaatgcagcacgaggatgtggtggtggcaatagaacgcaagtgtggctgggacacgctgctgtgtgctgacacccaccactatgccgtgggtctgctg